The Camelina sativa cultivar DH55 chromosome 18, Cs, whole genome shotgun sequence DNA window NNNNNNNNNNNNNNNNNNNNNNNNNNNNNNNNNNNNNNNNNNNNNNNNNNNNNNNNNNNNNNNNNNNNNNNNNNNNNNNNNNNNNNNNNNNNNNNNNNNNNNNNNNNNNNNNNNNNNNNNNNNNNNNNNNNNNNNNNNNNNNNNNNNNNNNNNNNNNNNNNNNNNNNNNNNNNNNNNNNNNNNNNNNNNNNNNNNNNNNNNNNNNNNNNNNNNNNNNNNNNNNNNNNNNNNNNNNNNNNNNNNNNNNNNNNNNNNNNNNNNNNNNNNNNNNNNNNNNNNNNNNNNNNNNNNNNNNNNNNNNNNNNNNNNNNNNNNNNNNNNNNNNNNNNNNNNNNNNNNNNNNNNNNNNNNNNNNNNNNNNNNNNNNNNNNNNNNNNNNNNNNNNNNNNNNNNNNNNNNNNNNNNNNNNNNNNNNNNNNNNNNNNNNNNNNNNNNNNNNNNNNNNNNNNNNNNNNNNNNNNNNNNNNNNNNNNNNNNNNNNNNNNNNNNNNNNNNNNNNNNNNNNNNNNNNNNNNNNNNNNNNNNNNNNNNNNNNNNNNNNNNNNNNNNNNNNNNNNNNNNNNNNNNNNNNNNNNNNNNNNNNNNNNNNNNNNNNNNNNNNNNNNNNNNNNNNNNNNNNNNNNNNNNNNNNNNNNNNNNNNNNNNNNNNNNNNNNNNNNNNNNNNNNNNNNNNNNNNNNNNNNNNNNNNNNNNNNNNNNNNNNNNNNNNNNNNNNNNNNNNNNNNNNNNNNNNNNNNNNNNNNNNNNNNNNNNNNNNNNNNNNNNNNNNNNNNNNNNNNNNNNNNNNNNNNNNNNNNNNNNNNNNNNNNNNNNNNNNNNNNNNNNNNNNNNNNNNNNNNNNNNNNNNNNNNNNNNNNNNNNNNNNNNNNNNNNNNNNNNNNNNNNNNNNNNNNNNNNNNNNNNNNNNNNNNNNNNNNNNNNNNNNNNNNNNNNNNNNNNNNNNNNNNNNNNNNNNNNNNNNNNNNNNNNNNNNNNNNNNNNNNNNNNNNNNNNNNNNNNNNNNNNNNNNNNNNNNNNNNNNNNNNNNNNNNNNNNNNNNNNNNNNNNNNNNNNNNNNNNNNNNNNNNNNNNNNNNNNNNNNNNNNNNNNNNNNNNNNNNNNNNNNNNNNNNNNNNNNNNNNNNNNNNNNNNNNNNNNNNNNNNNNNNNNNNNNNNNNNNNNNNNNNNNNNNNNNNNNNNNNNNNNNNNNNNNNNNNNNNNNNNNNNNNNNNNNNNNNNNNNNNNNNNNNNNNNNNNNNNNNNNNNNNNNNNNNNNNNNNNNNNNNNNNNNNNNNNNNNNNNNNNNNNNNNNNNNNNNNNNNNNNNNNNNNNNNNNNNNNNNNNNNNNNNNNNNNNNNNNNNNNNNNNNNNNNNNNNNNNNNNNNNNNNNNNNNNNNNNNNNNNNNNNNNNNNNNNNNNNNNNNNNNNNNNNNNNNNNNNNNNNNNNNNNNNNNNNNNNNNNNNNNNNNNNNNNNNNNNNNNNNNNNNNNNNNNNNNNNNNNNNNNNNNNNNNNNNNNNNNNNNNNNNNNNNNNNNNNNNNNNNNNNNNNNNNNNNNNNNNNNNNNNNNNNNNNNNNNNNNNNNNNNNNNNNNNNNNNNNNNNNNNNNNNNNNNNNNNNNNNNNNNNNNNNNNNNNNNNNNNNNNNNNNNNNNNNNNNNNNNNNNNNNNNNNNNNNNNNNNNNNNNNNNNNNNNNNNNNNNNNNNNNNNNNNNNNNNNNNNNNNNNNNNNNNNNNNNNNNNNNNNNNNNNNNNNNNNNNNNNNNNNNNNNNNNNNNNNNNNNNNNNNNNNNNNNNNNNNNNNNNNNNNNNNNNNNNNNNNNNNNNNNNNNNNNNNNNNNNNNNNNNNNNNNNNNNNNNNNNNNNNNNNNNNNNNNNNNNNNNNNNNNNNNNNNNNNNNNNNNNNNNNNNNNNNNNNNNNNNNNNNNNNNNNNNNNNNNNNNNNNNNNNNNNNNNNNNNNNNNNNNNNNNNNNNNNNNNNNNNNNNNNNNNNNNNNNNNNNNNNNNNNNNNNNNNNNNNNNNNNNNNNNNNNNNNNNNNNNNNNNNNNNNNNNNNNNNNNNNNNNNNNNNNNNNNNNNNNNNNNNNNNNNNNNNNNNNNNNNNNNNNNNNNNNNNNNNNNNNNNNNNNNNNNNNNNNNNNNNNNNNNNNNNNNNNNNNNNNNNNNNNNNNNNNNNNNNNNNNNNNNNNNNNNNNNNNNNNNNNNNNNNNNNNNNNNNNNNNNNNNNNNNNNNNNNNNNNNNNNNNNNNNNNNNNNNNNNNNNNNNNNNNNNNNNNNNNNNNNNNNNNNNNNNNNNNNNNNNNNNNNNNNNNNNNNNNNNNNNNNNNNNNNNNNNNNNNNNNNNNNNNNNNNNNNNNNNNNNNNNNNNNNNNNNNNNNNNNNNNNNNNNNNNNNNNNNNNNNNNNNNNNNNNNNNNNNNNNNNNNNNNNNNNNNNNNNNNNNNNNNNNNNNNNNNNNNNNNNNNNNNNNNNNNNNNNNNNNNNNNNNNNNNNNNNNNNNNNNNNNNNNNNNNNNNNNNNNNNNNNNNNNNNNNNNNNNNNNNNNNNNNNNNNNNNNNNNNNNNNNNNNNNNNNNNNNNNNNNNNNNNNNNNNNNNNNNNNNNNNNNNNNNNNNNNNNNNNNNNNNNNNNNNNNNNNNNNNNNNNNNNNNNNNNNNNNNNNNNNNNNNNNNNNNNNNNNNNNNNNNNNNNNNNNNNNNNNNNNNNNNNNNNNNNNNNNNNNNNNNNNNNNNNNNNNNNNNNNNNNNNNNNNNNNNNNNNNNNNNNNNNNNNNNNNNNNNNNNNNNNNNNNNNNNNNNNNNNNNNNNNNNNNNNNNNNNNNNNNNNNNNNNNNNNNNNNNNNNNNNNNNNNNNNNNNNNNNNNNNNNNNNNNNNNNNNNNNNNNNNNNNNNNNNNNNNNNNNNNNNNNNNNNNNNNNNNNNNNNNNNNNNNNNNNNNNNNNNNNNNNNNNNNNNNNNNNNNNNNNNNNNNNNNNNNNNNNNNNNNNNNNNNNNNNNNNNNNNNNNNNNNNNNNNNNNNNNNNNNNNNNNNNNNNNNNNNNNNNNNNNNNNNNNNNNNNNNNNNNNNNNNNNNNNNNNNNNNNNNNNNNNNNNNNNNNNNNNNNNNNNNNNNNNNNNNNNNNNNNNNNNNNNNNNNNNNNNNNNNNNNNNNNNNNNNNNNNNNNNNNNNNNNNNNNNNNNNNNNNNNNNNNNNNNNNNNNNNNNNNNNNNNNNNNNNNNNNNNNNNNNNNNNNNNNNNNNNNNNNNNNNNNNNNNNNNNNNNNNNNNNNNNNNNNNNNNNNNNNNNNNNNNNNNNNNNNNNNNNNNNNNNNNNNNNNNNNNNNNNNNNNNNNNNNNNNNNNNNNNNNNNNNNNNNNNNNNNNNNNNNNNNNNNNNNNNNNNNNNNNNNNNNNNNNNNNNNNNNNNNNNNNNNNNNNNNNNNNNNNNNNNNNNNNNNNNNNNNNNNNNNNNNNNNNNNNNNNNNNNNNNNNNNNNNNNNNNNNNNNNNNNNNNNNNNNNNNNNNNNNNNNNNNNNNNNNNNNNNNNNNNNNNNNNNNNNNNNNNNNNNNNNNNNNNNNNNNNNNNNNNNNNNNNNNNNNNNNNNNNNNNNNNNNNNNNNNNNNNNNNNNNNNNNNNNNNNNNNNNNNNNNNNNNNNNNNNNNNNNNNNNNNNNNNNNNNNNNNNNNNNNNNNNNNNNNNNNNNNNNNNNNNNNNNNNNNNNNNNNNNNNNNNNNNNNNNNNNNNNNNNNNNNNNNNNNNNNNNNNNNNNNNNNNNNNNNNNNNNNNNNNNNNNNNNNNNNNNNNNNNNNNNNNNNNNNNNNNNNNNNNNNNNNNNNNNNNNNNNNNNNNNNNNNNNNNNNNNNNNNNNNNNNNNNNNNNNNNNNNNNNNNNNNNNNNNNNNNNNNNNNNNNNNNNNNNNNNNNNNNNNNNNNNNNNNNNNNNNNNNNNNNNNNNNNNNNNNNNNNNNNNNNNNNNNNNNNNNNNNNNNNNNNNNNNNNNNNNNNNNNNNNNNNNNNNNNNNNNNNNNNNNNNNNNNNNNNNNNNNNNNNNNNNNNNNNNNNNNNNNNNNNNNNNNNNNNNNNNNNNNNNNNNNNNNNNNNNNNNNNNNNNNNNNNNNNNNNNNNNNNNNNNNNNNNNNNNNNNNNNNNNNNNNNNNNNNNNNNNNNNNNNNNNNNNNNNNNNNNNNNNNNNNNNNNNNNNNNNNNNNNNNNNNNNNNNNNNNNNNNNNNNNNNNNNNNNNNNNNNNNNNNNNNNNNNNNNNNNNNNNNNNNNNNNNNNNNNNNNNNNNNNNNNNNNNNNNNNNNNNNNNNNNNNNNNNNNNNNNNNNNNNNNNNNNNNNNNNNNNNNNNNNNNNNNNNNNNNNNNNNNNNNNNNNNNNNNNNNNNNNNNNNNNNNNNNNNNNNNNNNNNNNNNNNNNNNNNNNNNNNNNNNNNNNNNNNNNNNNNNNNNNNNNNNNNNNNNNNNNNNNNNNNNNNNNNNNNNNNNNNNNNNNNNNNNNNNNNNNNNNNNNNNNNNNNNNNNNNNNNNNNNNNNNNNNNNNNNNNNNNNNNNNNNNNNNNNNNNNNNNNNNNNNNNNNNNNNNNNNNNNNNNNNNNNNNNNNNNNNNNNNNNNNNNNNNNNNNNNNNNNNNNNNNNNNNNNNNNNNNNNNNNNNNNNNNNNNNNNNNNNNNNNNNNNNNNNNNNNNNNNNNNNNNNNNNNNNNNNNNNNNNNNNNNNNNNNNNNNNNNNNNNNNNNNNNNNNNNNNNNNNNNNNNNNNNNNNNNNNNNNNNNNNNNNNNNNNNNNNNNNNNNNNNNNNNNNNNNNNNNNNNNNNNNNNNNNNNNNNNNNNNNNNNNNNNNNNNNNNNNNNNNNNNNNNNNNNNNNNNNNNNNNNNNNNNNNNNNNNNNNNNNNNNNNNNNNNNNNNNNNNNNNNNNNNNNNNNNNNNNNNNNNNNNNNNNNNNNNNNNNNNNNNNNNNNNNNNNNNNNNNNNNNNNNNNNNNNNNNNNNNNNNNNNNNNNNNNNNNNNNNNNNNNNNNNNNNNNNNNNNNNNNNNNNNNNNNNNNNNNNNNNNNNNNNNNNNNNNNNNNNNNNNNNNNNNNNNNNNNNNNNNNNNNNNNNNNNNNNNNNNNNNNNNNNNNNNNNNNNNNNNNNNNNNNNNNNNNNNNNNNNNNNNNNNNNNNNNNNNNNNNNNNNNNNNNNNNNNNNNNNNNNNNNNNNNNNNNNNNNNNNNNNNNNAGTAGGAGAGAAGAACCCATTAGAGATGTGATTCCCTGAACCATCGATAACTTTCTTGTAAAGAggaaccaaaacaacaaagccaccacaatcatcatcttcagtTTTAAAACCTGGTCCATGTGGCTCAACCCAACCAATAGACCACTCAGGATCATCAGGCTCAGGAAACACAACATTCCCCATCTTATCCTCTTCTCCTGATCCTGATCCTGACCCACCTCTTCCAATCCATCCTCCTCTCTTGGTCTTCTTCAccgatgaagaggaagaagaaccaGACTTATTAATAGCCTTCTTGAGTGAAGGActcagtgaagaagaagaagaagatccttTAGTGAtcgaatctttcttctctctatctttaGTGTTATTACCACCACACAACCACCTCGGAAGACGAGGAAACGAGActgccatcttcttcttcttcttttttttttttggtttccttccTTAAAAAAACTCCTCCGAACCCCCGGAGAAAACTCTAATCATTCAGCCATGCTGGATCGAtgcttttatcttcttcttcttcttcaacctgtTCACAATAAATaaacacttttttaaaaaaaccatcaatttccattaataataataataatgtcacCATTATGATGACAATGACCAAACACAAATTGACTTTTACTACACGAATTTCACAacttcaaaagagaaaagaaaatttcaaatccattaatACTGTTTTATGATGTAATCTAATGAAACTGAACTCATCACATAGATTAAAACACGAAATTTCCtaattgaaacaaacaaaaaaaattaatagtcaGATTTAAATCTTCGGGAATTCAACAATTTCAGATCCCAGTTTCCTTTGCGGATTTGTTCATCAATGGaaagtaattaaataaatgaacaCTTCCATCAGATCGGTGGTTCAATTTCTtactataaaaaataaaaaaatcaaaagcgaACGAGAATTggaaggaagaaaaacaaaaagggggAAAATCAAAAGCCTCCCGATGCCCGTCAAAAACACGGCAAGGCTTCACCGGAAAATTCGGCGGAAATAAATGCGAAAAAATCGGAAGAAGAGTAAATAAAAATCTCCGGGGAACGTAAGATTACcgagagagaaaataagaagaattaaaaaaaaaaaaagaatcgacgatcgaagaaaaccctaaaaaaagagagaattgcGTCGTTTCGTCCGTCGTTTCGTCCGTCGTCTCTGatgactctcttcttctttctgacTTTTCTCTGACTTGGTTACAGAGAGAGAAGCTCATCCTTGTTGGGCTCTGCTTCCTTTATTTatattactctctttttttttttttttaatctttatatttttattatggcCGTTTTAATTGGGCCTCGCTTCTGTGGAAACCCAATAAAGATTGATCCGACGGTTGGTAGCGGTTTACTTGCTTTCGTGGCAACTGTTTATCTACGGTTCTACCATACACTTCACAACACTCGATCCTTTTTTCAATAAACGAATATCAGGGGATTTATTTTGttggaaaataaacaaattatattgacttaaataaaaacgaaacgattttcttgttaattttttttttcttctttttttctataatgATGATAGAGTTAAAGGAGTAGATAGATTATATTGGAATTTTcagtttagaaaataattacTACGTTCATGCATTTATCCGGAATCAATCATTCTGGTTTTCTGTATGGATTTTTGTGTAACTATTATAGAGATACCTAATTAGTTTTAACTAATAGAAAGTTAATTAAATCTCAATTGCTAGTACCTTGTGATCCATGTATTATATTGTCGTTAAACTTTGATTAGTGTTATTATCAGAGCCTTCATCTCTTAAAACGTACCTCTAACCTTAATACATCATGAATGTTATATAGACTAATtaacatattaataaaaaaatgtttatttaattaacgGTCGCACAAAAACCTGCAAAATTATGGGTAACAGACGTCATAAGAAGTAAAATTAGAGGCACCTTTGACCAATAGGTCAGCTTTTTTGGTCACtattcttaatttatttcaGTTTCTTCACATCGACAAgtctcaaaattattattaattgattCATATACGATGATTACAGAGATTATATAGTGGATTTATTAGAATCCGAAAGTATTACAATTAGCATATTCTATAGTACACTTtctgttttgaaattttcattatACATGGGATAATGATAATCCTTAAAAGAgccaaaaaaatcttatttataacAAATCAGATTCATACATACATCCAAATTCTAATCAAACTATACTCTTTTTATTAAGCCTCAAGAACACAAAGCTAAAACACCAAACTAGCCTCATCAAGAAtcgagtttttatttttattattattaccagaCATCTAAAGATCAAGACTTCTCAAACATGGCACATACAATCCGGAGCAGGATAAGTATAAATCGACTGTTTAGGTTTCCGTAACCGGATCTGACCTTGTCTATTCACATGTCCTTCACCAAGCGCTTGTTGGAAATCAACCCAAGTGATGCTTTTGTTGAGGAAAAGTTGTCCGATTAACGCCATGTTTGGTCTGATTGTCTTGAGATTCTCGAATGTTCGATGACCAACAAGAGCGTTGTGCATGTTTCCAGGTGATGCAGATATGAATATGTCACTGTGCATACTTACGTAGTAATCAAGTGCAGCTAACAAAGAAGCTTTGCCTTTGATTCGAGCTCGTTCTTCTGAAGAAGCAAGACTTCTTTTGTCTTCCATTCTTGGGAAAACTTGTCTTAGTGTTGAGATTCTAGCTTCTCCTCCATATACCTGAAATTCCAAAAACACAGAAACGGAAGCATTATGATGCAGCAATACTAACGAGTAACAAGTCTTGAAACGAGTAATATAACTGAAGAGACTGACCTTGTGGGATGCAAGATAGAGACGAGTATTGTTGTCAAATCCAAAAGCAGCTAAAAGAAGTCCCATTTCTTCTGGTGTTAAAGGACATCGTCCTTGGCTTCTCAACTCTTCATCTGTGAATTGTGAATTCAAAACTCTTCCTTGCCAAATCATTTGTCTGTATTTCGCCAATGCAAGTTTCTCGGCTTTGCCTCCGCCGAAATCACACGCCGAGTGCGCAGCCATGTCCTGTAATCATAACAGGAAGAAACACTTCTTATGATCATATAACTCAAAAGAGACATGATCAAATGTTTCAAGTAGGATGCACAAAGAATATAATATACCTTGTCGAAACGAAGATGAAGCACGGCGAATTTACCAGGCTCTTGTCTGCTGTGTGAGTTGGTCATCTCTCTTAAATGATCCACATTGGTCTGTTCTTTATTATTTCTCCATGAGGGGTTTCTAAGACGGCTCACAAGAGCATCACCGAGTGATCTAATGTGGGGGACAAAGCGTAAAGCTTGGAAATTTACTTTGCATCTTAGCCGTTGGATATCAGCAGGTAGGTGGTCAAACGATAGACGGTGAGAGAATGGAGATATAGCAGCAATCCCataactacaaaacaaaacacaaaaaagcttCACACTTAGTCTGAAAGGCAAAAACTTTAGCCTCATGttgttcttattttatactACTCAGATTAAGTAAAAGACCTACCTCTGTAGAACCGGTGAGACGTTTTCGATATACCAATTCGCAGAAGCATGAACAGGTGCGGTTTTGACTCGGGTTTCACGAACTGCGGTACCGTAATACTCTCTTGTACTCCAAGAGTATTCACCAGGAAGTTCTCTGACTACCCTTATGTCATCTTTTAACGAATCAATGAAATGATCGACGTCAAAGATATCAACAAAAGAGCTGCAcacagaaagagagaaaaaaaaatacacaacttcAGCTTCGAACAATCCTCAAGGCAACAACACAACTCTCTGTTCAAAGGAAGAAACATTACCTTGTATCTTGCCAAACAGGATTCACTTCGAGATACGGGATCACGAGTGTTGCGTTTAATATCTTAGCAACCGCAACTGCATCACATATCCCCATTCGCTGCTGATTAAGTCCTCCATCGAGAAATACCTGAATATATCCCTCGGATTTAATCGGTAATGCTGCTCCAAGACAACAAGATTTGTCATAGGTCAGTATAATCCGAAAACTAAATgggaaattatcaaaaaaaattgtcaatacTTACAAGGGGAGTTTCCCAAATCAATACAAGGACTCCATCCTTGATCAGTCAATGGCCTCCACAGATCAGACTGTTCTCCACTTGActgaaatcaaaagaaacaacaaaaaaaaagtcagatatttttttttttaactgtctGAAATCGGAAATGAGATCATGAGAGAAACATTTAAATTTACCCGTTGCAAAGCGCTCTTTAGCAAAGATAAATGTCTTGGCTTTATCGTGATCACGTCCTGCAAAATGAAATGGTTTGATTTTAATGAGAAGAACATCACTACTTAACTAACTCAagagacacacacacactcttTGACTTGAAATTGAACTagtcttaaatttattttccgGTCACAAAACTAGTCAAATTCCTAATAAATCCGGagaataattaatcaaaatcgTTAGTGAATTCTTTAAAATTCAACAAACCACAGAAGAAGAgtcaatcaacaacaaaacacaaccaCCGTTGATGTCTCTTTCTCATTGTCATTCTACAAACgaatacaaattaagaaatatctTCACTAAGAAAGTTGAAACTACTATTTCAGGATATCCTAAGAGTCTAAGACCATCATAGTTTAATGAACTTTCTACAATCCAACCAAAAGAAAACCCCAAAAGCTGATATTTAGCATTTTCCCGGAATCCAACCAAAAGAATCCCTGGAAAATAGGAGAAagaggagattttttttttggttttttccccAACttacagatgaagaagacgaagtcgAAGCGTTGTTACAGAGCAAAACGACGAAGAAGAGCAAACAGAGAATCCTTCTTCTCAGGAAGACATTATCTTTCGAATCATAAAGATTCATCCTTTAATCTTCTCCCAGGcgagtaagaaaaaaaaagtacaaaccCAGATCCAGTTTCCGGTAAAGTTGAAGACTTTCTTATTGATTCAATCAATCAAATACCAAGGAAACGAAAGATCAGAAAATTTGCCAAGAAGACGACACAAAGCAGAGAGTTAGAAAGAAACGAAACCAAAGTCACATGAATCAGAATGCTCTCTTGTCTCTttctcgtttcttcttcttccactttttttcttctttctcttcttcttcttcaatacaCACTTAAGGATGAAGTTTGGGATTAAAAATGTTTGATCAAGTTCCCAGAACGGTTTATAGTACTAGTAAAGGActagagagagagggagggagagggagagggagagggagagagagagagagagagagcgcgTGAATGTGTATCACATGGACACCTGTTCATTAAATTTGCTGTCCTGTCTCCATGGGGTCCCccgtctctcttctctcttccccACAATACaatgaagtaaataaaaaatctcgTGACACGAAAAATGGAGATTAAATTAACTTTTTCTATGGGACTCCTGAATGACAACGTTGCTTATACTATTACTGATTATCCCACTAACTATATGACAATTATACTAATAAATCTATTAAAACCTTAAGTTCGATGGAAAACAATTTTCATATCAGGTATCatatctttaaaaaatcaaaaaatactagtttaaggaaacaaaatcaagagatactagtatgtttttgttactctctctcttaggtagtagattttgtttttctatatgtGTTGATATATGGATAAATAGAGTTTGTTTACTATGGCAAGTTTGAATAGTGAAATAATAATCGGTTACGCTgttatgatgatatatataacgCCTGAACTTATGATTATCACGGTTCTATATAATTATCAATTATGTGATTATTgcataatttacatatattctATAATTATCAACAGATATGgaaaataatgtcattaaatatCACAACTGATTTTCCATAATgactaaataaataactaaacatTTTGTCGTCGACTAGTCGGAAGTTGATGATGTTGGTTTagatttataagaaaaacaaaaacaaattcttcaATGTAAAAATCAAtgataaaaatctccaaaattttcatttagGGAATtaatcaatttggaatatttggACCTCGGAAAGAAAtattcacaacaaaaaaaattctatcacACTCGTTCGTCATCTAATTAATTACTACTATACTATACTATTACGTCGCCATCATCACTAAACAACACATTAGAGGTACCACAGACACGACAGTCGACATAAGCTAATGGCCTTGGATTAGATTAGTGGCGCTATCTATCTACagctatttatttattttgcttgaTGATAGctaagtttttatttaatccTCGtgaaaataaacccaaaaatatcaaaaagactGTGAAAACATTGGGAATAAGAGTGCATTACTATTAGATTTTTGGACCGTTGGGACAGATAAAGacagctctttttttttttgtttttttttccgaaaaGACAGCTTATATATACGCATGGCTGTAACAAAAATTTGGCTTTTCATGTCTTTTATACAGCGTATATATTTtgcgaaaataaaatttaatagtagTAGAAAATAGTGTtagaaaatatgtgaatttgctTGGGGGGCACCGACACTTGGTTGTGTTCATCCCAAATCCCATTTACAGCTTGACTTTAAGATTTTCATATCTATCAAAAGATCCACTCTTCTCGCTTCGTGTCCTTCTTtccctctcttcttttttcacccacttttttttccttacttttTAATTTCCCAACTAATAATTGTTTCCTAtagttaataataatagtagtaGTACATCACATTACTCTTTATTATTTCTGCGTTTGGCTAAACATCTAAAAAAAGTTACTCGAGAACGAATATCACTCCTTACATTATACACTTTTTGTTAGGCtagatttttttaacatatttataaaacatatctCGTTTGGTAAATCAACCTAATAGAAATAAATTACTATAGCGAAagagatataaaaaaaagaacaataatagAATGATATTTAATGAAAAGAGTGATAGGTTAAATTTATAGTACGTACTACTACTAACATTATAAAATTGATAAGATATTGATTCGGCGAGAACGTGAGAGATTAATTTGGAGTACACATGATTAATGTATCATGGACGTGATTTTTCAAAGGTTTTTGATGAAGCAGCATTATACGATTTGTTCTTGGCGTGGGAATATGATTCTCCTAGTCctacttttctttttcagtatttatcatatttttcctTCAACTAAGCAATTATTAAGCCGTACGTTGATATGTgttttaaaggaaaataaaagttggtcatacaataaataaacaagaaaaagtttttaaagcaTAGGAAAAGTTATGGAAGTTGAGTTGAATGCTACTATTAAAGTGTTTCGTACATAAACAAAACTTGTTTAAAGTTAAAGTTTCGGGATACAAAATTTCACATAGAACGAATTAGTATTAAACAACGAAATTCATGAATTTATCCAAAGTTGATCTAAAGCGCAATTAAAGTTAATAGTACCACAACGCCAAGAATCTCACCATTTTTAATTTCGTTAGAAAATCATTTTTAAGTATCAGTGAATTAAACTTATCATATTCGTGTTCCAGCTTTTTAGTCCAAATCAGTGGACgaaataaagagaaacaattACTTGAGCATCTCTAACATaataaagttttgtttattatgtcTTAAGCATCGACACTAAATAGGCTTTAAGCCATTTtcacaagtttttaaagcccttaagattttatttaaatgCTTTCAGCATTGACACTACATAAATAGGCTTTAAGCTCTGTTCACAACCAGTTTTAATGCCGCTTAAAACAAGATTATTTAAGCTTATAATGATCTTGGCTTACAAATCACATGGGCCTgatcaaattaagaaaagcCCTATCATTGGACTAGATTGTTTATAAAAAGGTCCAGGAATCGTAAGACTTTGGgccttttaattaaaattaattgaagcattgagaaataattatttatagttttatatatattcacaagCTCAAATATT harbors:
- the LOC104762708 gene encoding uncharacterized protein LOC104762708 codes for the protein MAVSFPRLPRWLCGGNNTKDREKKDSITKGSSSSSSLSPSLKKAINKSGSSSSSSVKKTKRGGWIGRGGSGSGSGEEDKMGNVVFPEPDDPEWSIGWVEPHGPGFKTEDDDCGGFVVLVPLYKKVIDGSGNHISNGFFSPTPDGKNMEQWLSSMGKL
- the LOC104762709 gene encoding uncharacterized protein At1g04910-like — translated: MNLYDSKDNVFLRRRILCLLFFVVLLCNNASTSSSSSDVITIKPRHLSLLKSALQRSSGEQSDLWRPLTDQGWSPCIDLGNSPSLPIKSEGYIQVFLDGGLNQQRMGICDAVAVAKILNATLVIPYLEVNPVWQDTSSFVDIFDVDHFIDSLKDDIRVVRELPGEYSWSTREYYGTAVRETRVKTAPVHASANWYIENVSPVLQSYGIAAISPFSHRLSFDHLPADIQRLRCKVNFQALRFVPHIRSLGDALVSRLRNPSWRNNKEQTNVDHLREMTNSHSRQEPGKFAVLHLRFDKDMAAHSACDFGGGKAEKLALAKYRQMIWQGRVLNSQFTDEELRSQGRCPLTPEEMGLLLAAFGFDNNTRLYLASHKVYGGEARISTLRQVFPRMEDKRSLASSEERARIKGKASLLAALDYYVSMHSDIFISASPGNMHNALVGHRTFENLKTIRPNMALIGQLFLNKSITWVDFQQALGEGHVNRQGQIRLRKPKQSIYTYPAPDCMCHV